In one window of Palaemon carinicauda isolate YSFRI2023 chromosome 2, ASM3689809v2, whole genome shotgun sequence DNA:
- the LOC137614962 gene encoding glutamate receptor ionotropic, delta-2-like — protein sequence MNLMIAYISQAALLIGNDGKGDNDKQIIMILTLTVIVVVISVPIRPIVGIWMNIKDVLGVNKMLANEVGQALSRLNSSNNSIKVDLLYDENNDDTAVLLSKTLVSSTSGLMTLAYDSPEKILSQVLKTDSGTTVLLALCSPAIILEIFSTIRKKSLESHVVKWLLILKADKDPKAFVKGLEGMVFEGTKVAIITEQQKGSPKVYSSFVDTKGITRFSNTGYWVEKTEDNMVHLRHLLTSDDDVPLNMKGRVLRVAALERMPHFAVGQLNPDGSREATGGFDLMILKTLASSFNFSFKVFEPEDGSFGNPRSDGTVSGMIGMVARREASMAFGGITLTDVRDTVVDFSDPYHFAYMGIFSRAPKEKSRALAVLSPFTFEVWICLIFATLIIGPVLFAISWITLRDEESWSFQSLQKYSFQMFRNLVNQGNEIKPKYWSQKILLMSWFLFCLINAALYSGTLTAVLAIPAFEKPIDSLGDLPKAVKDGFTLCVNRDTTNEYIFRDAESGIYKSTWALFNHKDRSESFVSGLSEGVSRFIYGPLLHCSKDEKGGKPDYIPKNLPPYPS from the exons TAAGGGTGATAATGATAAGCAAATTATAATGATTTTGACCCTTACAGTGATAGTCGTTGTGATTAGCGTACCCATCCGGCCCATTGTAGGAATTTGGATGAACATAAAGGACGTTTTAGGAGTGAATAAGAT GTTAGCAAATGAAGTTGGCCAGGCTTTATCAAGATTGAATTCCAGTAACAACTCCATTAAGGTTGATCTTTTGTACGATGAGAATAATGACG ACACGGCCGTGTTACTGTCCAAAACCCTCGTTAGCAGTACATCTGGATTGATGACTCTTGCTTACGATTCACCGGAGAAGATTCTTAGCCAAGTATTGAAGACCGACTCTGGCACCACTGTGCTCCTCGCTCTTTGCTCACCTGCTATTATCCTGGAGATTTTTTCAACG ATACGTAAGAAGTCTTTGGAGAGTCATGTCGTCAAATGGCTTTTGATACTGAAAGCTGACAAAGACCCAAAGGCCTTCGTAAAGGGATTAGAAGGAATGGTCTTCGAGGGAACAAAAGTCGCCATAATAACGGAACAGCAAAAAGGCAGTCCAAAGGTTTATTCCTCTTTTGTTGATACAAAAGGCATCACAAG ATTTTCCAATACGGGCTATTGGGTGGAGAAAACAGAAGATAATATGGTCCACCTTCGCCATCTCTTAACATCAGATGACGACGTTCCCTTGAACATGAAAGGCAGGGTGTTGAGGGTCGCAGCCCTGGAACGAATGCCCCATTTTGCTGTGGGGCAGTTGAACCCGGATGGAAGTCGAGAGGCTACTGGAGGCTTTGATCTTATGATTCTGAAAACATTGGCTTCGTCTTTTAATTTCTC TTTTAAAGTCTTTGAGCCGGAAGATGGAAGTTTTGGGAATCCCCGGAGTGATGGAACGGTCTCTGGAATGATTGGAATGGTTGCTCGAAGAGAAGCCAGCATGGCCTTTGGGGGCATTACTCTCACGG ATGTAAGAGACACTGTGGTGGACTTTAGTGATCCGTATCACTTCGCTTACATGGGAATATTTTCAAGGGCTCCGAAGGAAAAGAGTAGAGCGTTAGCAGTCCTATCTCCTTTTACATTTGAG GTCTGGATTTGTCTCATCTTCGCCACATTAATCATTGGTCCAGTACTCTTCGCTATATCCTGGATAACCTTGAGGGACGAAGAAAGCTGGTCCTTCCAGAGCCTCCAGAAATACTCCTTCCAGATGTTTCGTAATTTAGTGAATCAAGGGAACGAGATCAAACCAAAGTACTGGTCGCAGAAAATTCTTTTGATGTCTTGGTTTCTTTTCTGTCTGATTAATGCag CTTTGTACTCAGGGACTCTGACTGCAGTTCTTGCTATCCCGGCCTTCGAAAAGCCAATAGATTCTCTGGGAGATCTCCCGAAAGCTGTCAAGGATGGCTTTACTCTCTGCGTCAACCGGGATACCACAAATGAATATATCTTCAGA GATGCCGAAAGCGGTATTTATAAGTCAACATGGGCGCTCTTCAACCATAAAGACAGATCAGAGAGTTTTGTTAGTGGACTCTCAGAAGGAGTTAGTCGG TTCATATATGGACCTCTTCTTCATTGTAGCAAAGACGAAAAAGGAGGAAAACCAGACTATATCCCAAAAAATTTGCCCCCATATCCAAGTTAa
- the LOC137615231 gene encoding uncharacterized protein, with amino-acid sequence MGTVDKIKYLAATFGIRKFYYGRQLFFFQNLGIAIPTGAPFKGHFNRVLAQIIESGIFVKWSNDEFFKVTNAGGDDDSKSMAITLTHLQAAFFVIVLGYLLAALSLCIENIAAFFTRR; translated from the exons ATGGGCACCGTGGACAAAATCAAATACTTGGCCGCCACATTTGGGATAAGGAAGTTCTACTATGGCAGACAGCTATTCTTTTTCCAGAATCTTGGCATTGCCATACCCACTGGAGCTCCGTTCAAGGGACATTTTAATCGTGT ATTAGCACAAATTATCGAATCCGGTATTTTCGTAAAATGGTCGAATGATGAATTCTTCAAAGTAACTaatgctggtggtgatgatgattctAAATCTATGGCTATTACACTTACTCACCTTCAG GCAGCGTTTTTCGTGATTGTTCTGGGCTACTTACTGGCAGCATTGTCATTGTGCATCGAGAATATTGCGGCTTTCTTCACAAGACGTTAA